One Sphaerodactylus townsendi isolate TG3544 unplaced genomic scaffold, MPM_Stown_v2.3 scaffold_1648, whole genome shotgun sequence genomic window carries:
- the LOC125424974 gene encoding insulin gene enhancer protein ISL-2-like, whose protein sequence is MVDIIFSHPFLGAMGDHSKKKPGIAMCVGCGSEIHDQYILKVSPDLEWHAACLKCADCSQYLDENCTCFVRDGKTYCKRDYIRLFGVKCAKCAAGFSSSDLVMRARAHVYHLECFRCSVCSRQLLPGDEFSLRDHELLCRADHGLLLDQAAAADSPPRSPGHLPAARQGLSLAGRSRGRRQGRAGKGRARPRGASTDGRRRQTRTTGAAPAGRSPLPRHPPLFRLWEVFSEGPPERQKCWRRRRGSPQAADSEVNMSGGLTSR, encoded by the exons ATGGTGGATATTATCTTTTCTCATCCTTTCCTGGGGGCTATGGGGGATCATTCCAAAA AGAAACCCGGGATTGCCATGTGCGTGGGATGCGGGAGCGAAATCCACGACCAGTACATCCTGAAGGTATCCCCGGACCTGGAGTGGCACGCAGCTTGCCTGAAATGCGCGGATTGTAGCCAATATTTGGACGAGAATTGCACCTGTTTTGTGCGAGATGGGAAAACCTATTGCAAAAGGGATTATATCAG gctcttCGGGGTCAAGTGCGCCAAATGCGCGGCGGGCTTCAGCAGCAGCGACCTGGTGATGCGCGCCCGCGCCCACGTCTACCACCTGGAGTGCTTCCGCTGCTCGGTGTGCAGCCGCCAGCTCCTGCCGGGGGACGAGTTCTCGCTGCGGGACCACGAGCTCCTCTGCCGCGCCGACCACGGCCTCCTCCTCGACCAGGCCGCCGCCGCCGACAGCCCCCCGCGCAGCCCCGGGCACCTGCCCGCCGCCAGGCAGGGCCTCTCGCTCGCAGGTAGGTCCCGCGGCCGccgccagggcagggcagggaagggcagggctcGGCCCCGGGGAGCCTCCACCGACGGGCGCCGCCGACAGACCAGAACCACAGG AGCTGCTCCGGCTGggaggtcccccctcccccggcaccCTCCCCTCTTTCGCCTCTGGGAGGTCTTTTCCGAAGGCCCCCCGGAGAGGCAGAAATGCTGGCGGAGACGCCGGGGGTCGCCCCAA